A genome region from Solirubrobacter pauli includes the following:
- a CDS encoding LCP family protein: MPAPPSHRGALGRLLAACAIVFACCAGGVVAVGATELHATARALEAQPRVDLGEDGGVVTSTTTGGGDDDTHADGRTILLIGSDHRAKAAARDARSDTMMLVRLSPRAKAVSVLSVPRDLQVQIPGKGTAKLNAAYAYGGVPLAVKTLRAVLGTRIDHVIDVDFAGFHALVDELGCVYADVDRRYFNRNDGTAATNYASIDIRAGYQRLCGADALDYVRYRHGDNDLVRAARQQDFLRQARTQIGVADLLGDRHALLRLLGRHTRTDIRGSKQVTALAKLVVAAADKPVVQVPFPATIGPSYVYAEPAVIERTVHRFLHPAATVPAHATGAKPKPKRARTRTRTHLPAVQEQTSRTYTVKDAQGTSHRARRRTFRIAVGEYYGVQTLDWPDPPILAAPHEERTLGGRTFSLYYDGTQLRRVALQTGDGTAWVSNTLTLRLTNAQMLRLARRL; encoded by the coding sequence ATGCCCGCGCCTCCCTCCCACCGCGGCGCGCTCGGTCGCCTGCTGGCCGCGTGCGCGATCGTCTTCGCCTGCTGCGCCGGCGGGGTCGTCGCCGTCGGCGCGACCGAGCTGCACGCGACCGCCCGCGCGCTCGAGGCGCAGCCGCGTGTCGACCTCGGCGAGGACGGCGGCGTCGTCACGTCGACGACCACCGGCGGCGGCGACGACGACACGCACGCCGACGGCCGGACGATCCTGCTGATCGGGTCCGACCACCGCGCGAAGGCCGCGGCGCGCGACGCGCGGTCGGACACGATGATGCTCGTGCGGCTCAGCCCGCGGGCGAAGGCGGTGTCCGTGCTGTCGGTGCCGCGCGACCTGCAGGTGCAGATCCCGGGCAAGGGCACCGCGAAGCTCAACGCCGCCTACGCCTACGGCGGCGTGCCGCTCGCGGTCAAGACCCTGCGCGCCGTGCTCGGCACCCGCATCGACCACGTGATCGACGTCGACTTCGCCGGCTTCCACGCGCTCGTCGACGAGCTCGGCTGCGTCTACGCCGACGTGGACCGCCGCTACTTCAACCGCAACGACGGCACCGCGGCCACGAACTACGCCTCGATCGACATCCGGGCGGGCTACCAGCGCCTGTGCGGCGCCGACGCGCTCGACTACGTCCGCTACCGCCATGGCGACAACGACCTCGTGCGCGCCGCCCGCCAGCAGGACTTCCTGCGCCAGGCCCGGACGCAGATCGGCGTCGCCGACCTGCTCGGCGACCGCCACGCGCTCCTACGCCTGCTCGGCCGGCACACCCGGACGGACATCCGCGGCTCCAAGCAGGTCACCGCGCTCGCCAAGCTCGTGGTCGCCGCGGCCGACAAGCCCGTCGTCCAGGTGCCGTTCCCGGCGACGATCGGGCCGAGCTACGTGTACGCCGAGCCGGCCGTGATCGAGCGCACCGTCCACCGCTTCCTGCACCCGGCGGCGACGGTCCCCGCGCACGCGACCGGCGCCAAGCCGAAGCCCAAGCGCGCCCGCACGCGCACCCGCACCCACCTACCCGCCGTGCAAGAGCAGACGAGCCGCACGTACACGGTCAAGGACGCCCAGGGCACGTCCCACCGCGCACGTCGCCGCACCTTCCGGATCGCCGTCGGCGAGTACTACGGCGTCCAGACCCTCGACTGGCCGGACCCGCCGATCCTCGCCGCGCCGCACGAGGAACGCACCCTCGGCGGCCGCACCTTCAGCCTCTACTACGACGGCACGCAGCTCCGCCGCGTGGCGCTTCAGACCGGCGACGGCACGGCCTGGGTGTCGAACACGCTCACGCTGCGCCTGACCAACGCGCAGATGCTCAGGCTCGCACGGAGGCTCTAG
- a CDS encoding GTP pyrophosphokinase yields the protein MSSETDWSAEYARRLQTFDALRVAIHDRLAACLDREAIALSQIESRTKTVRSFAEKITSKGKYADPLEEITDLAGLRVIVYYPDDVRAVGAVIDRELTVDWTNSNRSGHDDPPDRFGYRSDHYIVSLPESERFAGLRAEIQVRTVMQHAWAAVDHEIRYKAADLPRDLSRRLFRLSALLELADEQFAGLQLASRERSAEYARALEHGDLAVAVDILSLRVLAERADVGQWWAQRAVALGYDPVDPDAGARDDLMRLLHIVRRLGATVVADVAALLPRDPDAGDAVLRDVIAGLRARPGQATFWAFPGDVLALIILGLQGTEPLIRASGFRPEIQDVLIRRL from the coding sequence ATGAGCTCCGAGACGGATTGGAGCGCGGAGTACGCCCGTCGGCTCCAGACGTTCGACGCCCTGCGCGTCGCCATCCACGACCGCCTCGCCGCGTGCCTGGACCGCGAAGCGATCGCGCTCTCGCAGATCGAGTCGCGCACCAAGACCGTCCGGAGCTTCGCCGAGAAGATCACGAGCAAGGGCAAGTACGCCGACCCGCTCGAGGAGATCACCGACCTCGCCGGGCTGCGCGTCATCGTCTACTACCCCGACGACGTCCGCGCGGTCGGCGCGGTCATCGACCGCGAGCTCACCGTCGACTGGACGAACTCCAACCGCAGCGGGCATGACGATCCGCCGGACCGGTTCGGCTACCGCTCCGACCACTACATCGTCAGCCTCCCGGAGTCGGAGCGCTTCGCCGGCCTGCGCGCCGAGATCCAGGTGCGCACGGTCATGCAGCACGCCTGGGCGGCCGTCGACCACGAGATCCGCTACAAGGCCGCCGACCTCCCGCGTGACCTGAGCCGCCGGCTGTTCCGCCTCAGCGCGCTGCTCGAGCTCGCCGACGAGCAGTTCGCCGGGCTGCAGCTCGCCAGCCGCGAGCGCAGCGCCGAATACGCCCGCGCGCTCGAGCACGGCGACCTGGCGGTCGCGGTCGACATCCTGTCACTGCGGGTCCTGGCCGAACGCGCGGACGTCGGCCAGTGGTGGGCCCAGCGGGCCGTGGCGCTCGGCTATGACCCGGTCGACCCGGACGCGGGCGCCCGCGACGACCTCATGCGGCTCCTGCACATCGTCCGCCGCCTCGGCGCGACCGTCGTCGCCGACGTCGCGGCCCTGCTGCCACGCGATCCCGACGCCGGGGACGCGGTCCTGCGCGACGTGATCGCCGGCCTCCGCGCCCGCCCCGGGCAGGCGACCTTCTGGGCGTTCCCGGGCGACGTGCTCGCGCTCATCATCCTCGGCCTGCAAGGCACGGAGCCGCTGATCCGGGCCTCCGGGTTCCGCCCGGAGATCCAGGACGTCTTGATCCGGCGCCTCTAG
- a CDS encoding response regulator: MISVLLADDQPLLRTGFRMILEAQPDMAVAGEAADGEQAVAQAAALAPDVVLMDVRMPHADGIEATRRIIASGSAARVLILTTFDLDEYAFSGLRAGASGFLLKDAPPEQLLAGIRAVAAGDAVVAPSVTRRLLDAYAHQFPDAHAPATRDERLSPLTEREREVLLAVAGGLSNAEIAERLVVSEATVKTHVGRILAKLGLRDRVQAVVFAYEVGLVRASQR, encoded by the coding sequence GTGATCAGCGTCCTGCTCGCCGACGACCAGCCGCTGCTGCGGACCGGCTTCCGGATGATCCTCGAGGCGCAGCCCGACATGGCGGTCGCCGGTGAAGCGGCCGACGGCGAGCAGGCGGTCGCGCAGGCCGCGGCGCTCGCGCCCGACGTCGTCCTGATGGACGTCCGGATGCCACACGCGGACGGGATCGAGGCGACGCGCCGGATCATCGCCTCCGGCAGCGCCGCGCGCGTCCTCATCCTCACCACGTTCGACCTGGACGAGTACGCGTTCTCCGGCCTGCGCGCCGGCGCCTCCGGCTTCCTGCTCAAGGACGCGCCGCCGGAGCAGCTGCTGGCCGGCATCCGTGCCGTCGCGGCGGGTGACGCGGTCGTCGCGCCCAGCGTCACGCGCCGGCTGCTCGACGCCTACGCGCACCAGTTCCCGGACGCGCACGCGCCCGCCACCCGTGACGAGCGCCTGAGCCCGCTCACCGAGCGCGAGCGTGAAGTGCTGCTGGCGGTGGCCGGTGGGCTCTCGAACGCGGAGATCGCCGAGCGCCTCGTCGTGTCCGAGGCCACCGTCAAGACCCACGTCGGCCGCATCCTCGCCAAGCTCGGCCTGCGCGACCGCGTGCAGGCCGTCGTCTTCGCCTACGAGGTCGGGCTCGTGCGCGCGTCTCAGCGCTAG
- a CDS encoding sensor histidine kinase, which translates to MNRLPRHPLLADLLLTLVLLALAVGSTQGADRWLAAALTVPLIWRRRAPFTVFTVIAAIAFGQWLTGTDLFADVALLFAIYSVAAQEPRGRVIAACVILEIGVVLAVARWAAPSVLPSFILLTGMAVAAVGLGLNVRTRRAYLASVEERAAQLERERDQQGRLAAAAERARIAREMHDIVAHNLSVMIALADGAGYVSEQDPKRAAAAMEQVSQTGRHALGEMRRLLGVLREDSTGLAPQPGLDDLEPLLEQVRAAGLHATLETSGAPVELGAGAELTVYRLVQEALTNTLKHAGSHARAYVRLQYDTTGVEVEVTDDGPGHARVAAGGQGLTGMRERAAVYGGELEAGPAPAGGWRVRTRLGSAA; encoded by the coding sequence GTGAACCGCCTGCCCCGTCACCCGCTGCTCGCCGACCTGCTGCTCACGCTGGTCTTGCTGGCGCTCGCCGTCGGGTCCACGCAGGGCGCGGACCGCTGGCTCGCCGCCGCGCTCACGGTGCCGCTGATCTGGCGCCGGCGCGCGCCGTTCACGGTCTTCACGGTGATCGCGGCGATCGCCTTCGGGCAGTGGCTGACGGGAACGGACCTGTTCGCCGACGTCGCGCTGCTGTTCGCGATCTACAGCGTCGCGGCGCAGGAGCCCCGCGGGCGCGTCATCGCGGCGTGCGTGATCCTGGAGATCGGCGTGGTGCTCGCCGTGGCCCGGTGGGCCGCCCCGTCCGTCCTGCCGAGCTTCATCCTGCTCACGGGGATGGCGGTCGCCGCGGTCGGGCTCGGGCTCAACGTCCGCACGCGCCGTGCGTACCTCGCGTCGGTCGAGGAGCGGGCGGCGCAGCTCGAGCGCGAGCGCGACCAGCAGGGGCGGCTCGCCGCGGCGGCCGAGCGCGCCCGGATCGCGCGCGAGATGCACGACATCGTCGCCCACAACCTGTCGGTGATGATCGCGCTCGCCGACGGCGCCGGCTACGTGTCCGAGCAGGACCCCAAGCGCGCGGCCGCAGCGATGGAGCAGGTCTCGCAGACGGGGCGCCACGCGCTCGGCGAGATGCGGCGGCTGCTCGGCGTGCTGCGCGAGGACTCGACCGGGCTCGCGCCGCAGCCCGGGCTGGACGACCTCGAGCCGCTGCTCGAGCAGGTCCGCGCGGCCGGGCTGCACGCCACGCTCGAGACGTCCGGCGCGCCGGTGGAGCTCGGCGCGGGCGCGGAGCTCACCGTCTACCGGCTCGTCCAGGAGGCGCTGACCAACACGCTCAAGCACGCGGGCTCGCACGCGCGCGCGTACGTGCGCCTGCAGTACGACACGACCGGGGTGGAGGTCGAGGTGACCGACGACGGCCCAGGGCACGCCCGTGTGGCCGCCGGCGGGCAAGGGCTGACGGGCATGCGCGAGCGCGCGGCGGTCTACGGCGGCGAGCTCGAGGCCGGCCCGGCGCCGGCCGGTGGCTGGCGCGTGCGGACGCGGCTCGGGAGCGCGGCGTGA
- a CDS encoding ABC transporter permease subunit: MTAVTYPRVIASELTKLHSLRSSRLSLLIALGLVVGLGVLVPWMSVSSWRDGTPTVGYNAVERSLSGIYLAQIAIGVLGAMVITGEYATGSIRSTFAAVPRRLPVLWSKLGVFLVVTLVLGTIASVLAFVAGQAIFSTKDVEASFGDPHVLRAVLGCGLFLAAMGAFGLALGALLRNTAAAITALTMVLFVVPVIVDFTPKGDKVAPYLPSQAGLNVMSTVSSDPLGPWSGFGVLCAYVVATIAVAALLLVRRDA, translated from the coding sequence ATGACCGCGGTCACCTACCCGCGCGTGATCGCGTCGGAGCTCACCAAGCTGCACTCGCTGCGATCCAGCCGCTTGTCGCTGCTCATCGCGCTCGGCCTCGTGGTCGGGCTCGGCGTTCTCGTCCCGTGGATGAGCGTCTCGAGCTGGCGTGACGGGACGCCGACCGTCGGCTACAACGCGGTCGAGCGCAGCCTCAGCGGCATCTACCTCGCGCAGATCGCGATCGGCGTGCTGGGGGCGATGGTCATCACCGGCGAGTACGCGACCGGCTCGATCCGCTCGACGTTCGCCGCCGTCCCGCGGCGCCTGCCGGTGCTGTGGAGCAAGCTCGGCGTGTTCCTCGTCGTGACGCTGGTGCTGGGCACGATCGCGAGCGTCCTGGCGTTCGTCGCCGGCCAGGCGATCTTCTCGACCAAGGACGTCGAGGCCTCGTTCGGTGACCCGCACGTGCTGCGCGCCGTCCTGGGCTGCGGGCTCTTCTTGGCCGCGATGGGCGCCTTCGGCCTCGCGCTCGGCGCGCTGCTGCGCAACACCGCCGCCGCGATCACGGCACTGACGATGGTGCTCTTCGTCGTGCCCGTCATCGTCGACTTCACGCCGAAGGGCGACAAGGTCGCCCCGTACCTGCCGTCGCAGGCAGGCCTCAACGTCATGTCGACGGTTAGCTCTGATCCGCTGGGCCCGTGGTCGGGGTTCGGTGTGCTGTGCGCGTACGTCGTCGCTACGATCGCCGTCGCCGCCCTCCTGCTGGTGCGCCGAGACGCGTGA
- a CDS encoding ABC transporter ATP-binding protein — protein MIEATELTKRYGAKTAVDGLSFTVRQGVVTGFLGPNGAGKSTTMRMIVGLDAPTSGAVTVDGTRYRDLPAPLHRVGALLEARSIHPGRSAYNHLLALAQTHGIARARVDEVIELVGLQRVARKRAGTFSLGMGQRLGIASALLGDPDTLVLDEPVNGLDPEGIHWIRTLLRRLAGEGRTILVSSHLMSEMALTADHLIVVGRGRVLADMSTADFIAQASPAVVRVRSPHATRLRELLQAEGVTIGSDEPGVLTVDGLSTDAVGERAAAHGLTLHELSTRQASLEDAFMELTRESVEYEAVA, from the coding sequence ATGATCGAAGCGACCGAGTTGACGAAGCGCTACGGCGCCAAGACGGCCGTGGACGGGCTCTCGTTCACGGTCCGTCAAGGGGTGGTGACGGGGTTCCTCGGCCCGAACGGGGCGGGGAAGTCCACGACGATGCGGATGATCGTCGGCCTGGACGCCCCGACCTCCGGCGCGGTGACCGTCGACGGGACGCGGTACCGGGACCTCCCCGCGCCGCTGCACCGCGTCGGCGCGCTGCTGGAGGCGCGGTCCATCCATCCCGGGCGGTCGGCGTACAACCACCTGCTCGCGCTCGCGCAGACGCACGGCATCGCGCGCGCACGCGTGGACGAGGTGATCGAGCTGGTCGGCCTGCAGCGCGTCGCCCGCAAGCGCGCCGGGACGTTCTCGCTCGGGATGGGCCAGCGGCTCGGGATCGCCTCGGCGCTGCTCGGCGACCCGGACACGCTCGTGCTCGACGAGCCGGTCAACGGGCTCGACCCCGAGGGCATCCACTGGATCCGCACGCTGCTCCGGCGACTGGCGGGCGAGGGGCGGACGATCCTCGTGTCCTCGCACCTGATGAGCGAGATGGCACTGACCGCCGACCACCTGATCGTCGTCGGGCGGGGGCGCGTGCTCGCCGACATGTCGACCGCGGACTTCATCGCGCAGGCCTCGCCGGCGGTCGTGCGCGTGCGCTCGCCGCACGCCACGCGGCTGCGGGAGCTGCTCCAGGCCGAGGGGGTGACCATCGGCTCCGACGAGCCGGGCGTGCTGACCGTGGACGGCCTGAGCACCGACGCGGTCGGCGAGCGCGCGGCGGCGCACGGGCTCACGCTGCACGAGCTCTCGACGCGCCAGGCATCCCTCGAGGACGCGTTCATGGAGCTCACGCGCGAGTCCGTCGAGTACGAGGCGGTGGCATGA